One genomic region from Candidatus Acidiferrales bacterium encodes:
- the tilS gene encoding tRNA lysidine(34) synthetase TilS, which produces MLRDFFNRFENYIRKHQLVSENDKIIVSVSGGIDSTVLLDLMMELKNRMQMQIAVAHINHKLRGSESEEDEKFVKDLAESSGIECFVHGVDTRAFIIEHKTSLQAGAREIRYKFLETVMILKNFTRIATAHNANDNAETMLFNLLRGSGANGLGGIPVKRGHIIRPLLFAERKEIEQYARLKSLKYREDSSNIKNYYMRNVIRHSTIPQIQEKINPAVIATLNRTAEIFQEMNSFISNEVKLLYSSVAKNFEGEKLVLDIFKLKNTLLFIRENMIMAALKEFVRGEVDYNKVHAVMDLINSETGSSIELGSDVVVFRDRYNLVFIKNPKEPADFVAEIIPGKKYEFEEFYLNTEVVEKGEVNFSLSPVVEFVDADNAGDALTLRSWHPGDSFTPLGMKGHKKISDFLVDQKIPIYQKNNVLVLSGKDGIIWVCGLRVDDRFKITEKTRRVLKLEFGYK; this is translated from the coding sequence ATGCTGCGCGATTTCTTTAATAGGTTCGAGAACTACATCAGAAAGCACCAGCTCGTCTCCGAGAACGACAAGATCATCGTGAGCGTCTCTGGCGGAATAGACTCCACCGTGCTCCTGGATCTGATGATGGAGTTGAAGAACCGCATGCAAATGCAAATCGCCGTCGCACATATCAATCACAAGCTCCGCGGCAGTGAATCCGAAGAAGATGAAAAGTTCGTAAAGGACCTGGCGGAGAGCAGCGGGATCGAGTGCTTCGTGCATGGGGTTGACACACGGGCGTTTATCATAGAACACAAAACATCGCTTCAAGCCGGTGCGCGAGAAATCCGTTACAAATTTCTAGAAACGGTTATGATATTGAAGAATTTTACAAGGATCGCCACTGCGCACAATGCAAACGATAACGCCGAAACCATGTTATTTAATCTGCTGCGCGGCTCGGGCGCCAACGGTCTCGGAGGAATTCCGGTAAAACGAGGACATATAATCAGACCTCTTCTGTTTGCGGAACGGAAAGAGATAGAACAATATGCGAGATTAAAAAGTCTCAAGTACCGTGAAGATTCGTCAAACATAAAAAATTATTACATGCGCAACGTAATCCGCCATTCGACAATCCCTCAGATTCAAGAAAAGATCAATCCTGCGGTAATCGCCACACTTAATCGAACCGCTGAAATTTTTCAGGAGATGAACTCATTCATAAGCAACGAGGTGAAGCTTCTCTATTCCAGCGTGGCGAAGAATTTCGAAGGGGAGAAGCTCGTTCTGGATATTTTCAAACTGAAAAACACTCTTCTCTTCATCCGCGAAAACATGATCATGGCGGCACTGAAGGAATTTGTCCGGGGAGAAGTAGACTACAACAAAGTCCACGCCGTCATGGACCTGATAAACTCCGAAACGGGGAGTTCAATAGAATTAGGGAGCGATGTCGTCGTATTCAGAGACAGGTATAATCTGGTCTTCATAAAGAATCCGAAAGAGCCCGCGGACTTCGTCGCCGAAATAATTCCCGGGAAGAAATATGAGTTTGAAGAGTTTTACCTTAACACCGAAGTTGTCGAAAAAGGCGAAGTCAACTTTTCGCTTTCTCCGGTTGTTGAATTTGTTGATGCGGACAATGCAGGAGATGCCCTTACGCTTCGGAGCTGGCACCCCGGAGATTCGTTTACGCCGCTCGGAATGAAGGGCCACAAAAAAATCAGCGATTTTCTGGTGGATCAGAAAATCCCTATCTATCAGAAAAATAATGTGTTGGTGTTGTCAGGCAAGGATGGAATAATCTGGGTATGCGGGCTGAGAGTTGACGACAGGTTTAAGATTACGGAAAAAACAAGGAGAGTATTGAAACTTGAGTTCGGTTATAAATGA
- a CDS encoding response regulator, which produces MKTILVVDDEKDIVQLIRYNLEREGFRVEAASDGNEALKKANEVRPDLILLDIMLPGKDGYEVMKSLNQNEKTSNVPVIFLTAKSAEFDEVLGLELGADDYIVKPISPRKLVSRIRAVLRRAEGVKTEDGKNIDYGRILIDRESYMVKIEGEHVFFPRKEFEILYYLASHEGKVISRETLLSRIWGAEVYVGDRTVDVHIRKIREKLGDHANMIETIKGVGYKFKAE; this is translated from the coding sequence ATGAAAACTATTTTGGTCGTTGACGACGAAAAGGACATCGTTCAACTCATCAGGTATAATCTCGAGCGCGAAGGTTTCAGAGTTGAAGCAGCGTCAGACGGAAATGAAGCTTTGAAAAAGGCGAACGAAGTAAGACCGGATCTTATATTGCTCGACATAATGCTTCCGGGGAAAGACGGCTACGAAGTCATGAAATCTTTGAACCAGAATGAAAAGACGTCGAACGTACCGGTGATTTTCCTGACTGCCAAGAGCGCCGAGTTCGACGAAGTACTGGGATTGGAGTTGGGCGCGGATGATTATATAGTCAAACCTATTAGTCCCCGCAAACTTGTCTCGCGTATTCGCGCAGTGTTGCGGAGAGCGGAAGGAGTAAAAACCGAAGACGGCAAGAATATCGACTACGGCAGAATCCTGATCGATAGGGAAAGTTACATGGTGAAGATAGAAGGAGAGCATGTATTTTTCCCGAGGAAAGAATTTGAAATATTATATTACCTTGCATCTCACGAAGGAAAAGTCATCTCTCGTGAGACTCTTCTAAGCAGGATTTGGGGTGCAGAGGTCTATGTCGGAGACAGGACGGTCGATGTCCATATCCGCAAGATTCGGGAGAAGTTAGGGGATCATGCGAACATGATCGAGACGATCAAAGGCGTCGGTTACAAATTCAAAGCCGAATGA
- a CDS encoding ATP-binding protein, producing MNRLLHSRKIKLAFAVIFGIAVYFLTMLVENIFSSGISFGENHLVLAGILSTVLLYLFEEVFYSYSARQSKILSTIVDALQRISAGDLSVQLPRTGSVELKQISELTNQIVGNLKRDIAKFEKLERVRSEFLANVSHELRTPIFSIQGFIETLIDGAISDPKVNREFLQKALEHSERLNVLLNDLIEISRIESGEMRMSFRYFDITNFLRNVVQEILPKAEKKSLKIVQCFDSSEVLVLGDKDRLRQVLDNLIDNSIKYTDRGGTVEVGFEEFPNSVRVFVRDNGAGIGEEHLSRIFERFYRVDKDRSRSVGGTGLGLAIVKHIIEAHNSKVEVKSELGKGSEFSFVLKK from the coding sequence ATGAATAGACTTCTTCATTCACGTAAAATAAAATTAGCCTTCGCGGTGATTTTTGGAATTGCCGTGTATTTTCTCACGATGCTGGTGGAAAATATTTTTTCATCCGGGATTTCCTTCGGCGAGAACCATCTCGTGCTCGCCGGAATTCTCAGCACCGTCTTGCTTTATCTGTTCGAAGAAGTCTTTTACTCTTACAGCGCCCGGCAGTCAAAGATATTGAGCACGATCGTGGATGCTCTTCAGAGAATCAGTGCCGGCGACTTGTCCGTGCAGCTGCCCAGAACCGGCTCCGTGGAATTAAAACAAATCAGCGAATTGACAAATCAGATCGTCGGGAACCTGAAGAGAGACATAGCAAAGTTTGAAAAATTGGAGAGAGTCAGGAGTGAATTCCTTGCCAATGTTTCTCATGAGTTGCGTACGCCGATATTCAGCATACAGGGTTTCATAGAAACCCTGATTGACGGAGCGATAAGTGATCCGAAGGTCAACAGGGAATTTCTTCAGAAGGCACTCGAACACTCCGAACGCTTGAACGTTCTGTTGAACGACCTCATAGAAATTTCCCGGATCGAAAGCGGCGAGATGAGAATGAGCTTTCGGTACTTCGACATAACCAATTTCCTGAGAAATGTCGTTCAAGAGATTTTGCCGAAGGCGGAAAAGAAGTCTTTGAAGATTGTTCAGTGCTTCGATTCGAGTGAGGTTCTTGTCCTCGGTGATAAGGATAGACTCAGGCAGGTTTTAGATAATTTGATAGACAATTCAATTAAATACACCGACCGCGGCGGGACGGTAGAGGTCGGATTCGAGGAGTTTCCTAATTCGGTCAGAGTATTTGTGAGAGACAACGGTGCCGGGATAGGTGAGGAGCATCTATCCAGAATCTTCGAGAGATTTTACCGGGTCGACAAAGATAGAAGCCGGAGCGTCGGTGGAACGGGGCTTGGCCTCGCGATCGTAAAACATATAATTGAGGCGCATAATAGTAAGGTTGAGGTGAAAAGCGAATTGGGAAAGGGATCGGAGTTCAGTTTCGTTTTGAAAAAGTAG
- the phoU gene encoding phosphate signaling complex protein PhoU: MHRHFEDLLENLRSNLIKMGSLVDEQLELALRALHDGDLKTTEKVYENEKKVNEFDNLLDKQVDEIMALEQPVAADLRLVVSAIKMNHELERIGDVAVNIAQRVKPLLNYADLVRRTAILDMGDVARKMVHDAIDSFIHGDPELAQQICKKDDVVDEMNRNKFKFVIEEMEKNPNLIEPGAHLIVALKHIERVADHATNIAEDVVFLVDAKIIKHHAAEKA; this comes from the coding sequence ATGCATAGACATTTTGAAGATTTACTCGAAAACCTGAGATCAAATCTGATTAAAATGGGAAGCCTTGTTGATGAGCAGCTTGAGTTGGCCTTGCGTGCGCTGCACGATGGCGACTTGAAGACCACTGAAAAAGTGTACGAGAACGAAAAGAAGGTAAATGAATTCGACAATCTTTTGGATAAGCAGGTCGACGAGATTATGGCACTTGAGCAGCCGGTCGCCGCAGATCTGCGTCTCGTGGTTTCTGCAATAAAGATGAATCATGAACTCGAAAGGATAGGAGATGTGGCTGTAAACATCGCCCAGCGTGTCAAGCCGCTCCTAAATTACGCGGATCTTGTCCGCAGAACCGCAATTCTCGATATGGGTGATGTGGCGAGGAAAATGGTACATGATGCCATCGATTCTTTCATTCATGGCGATCCTGAATTGGCACAGCAAATCTGCAAAAAAGATGATGTGGTCGACGAGATGAATCGTAATAAATTCAAGTTTGTAATTGAAGAGATGGAGAAAAATCCGAATTTGATCGAGCCCGGCGCACACTTGATTGTGGCGCTGAAACACATTGAAAGGGTAGCCGATCACGCAACGAACATCGCCGAAGACGTGGTGTTTCTAGTCGATGCGAAGATAATTAAGCACCACGCGGCAGAGAAAGCTTGA